A genome region from Carya illinoinensis cultivar Pawnee chromosome 2, C.illinoinensisPawnee_v1, whole genome shotgun sequence includes the following:
- the LOC122300202 gene encoding protein CMSS1 encodes MGSLTAEKPKRSNSKNPKLKQKPLGPKRAKTKLKSKKKKRDKNEAELIQNIQSSHENNEEAHPASAAKRPLCFFLDQFQSANGVQLSSLELESIKDTSIVELSQDATQDVLNLGKHMKAAFGSSWKEELCGKQLSEGKVNPGCPALLIVSSSALRSIELLRGFRSLTKDCHAVKLFSKHMKVEEQVSLLKNRVNIACGTPSRIKKLIDIEALGLSRLAVILLDIHPDVKGYSLFTLPQVRDEFWDLYKYYFHPLLLQGNLRICLYGPLQSVTELKGRKRGSS; translated from the exons ATGGGGAGCCTGACGGCCGAGAAGCCGAAGCGTTCAAACTCcaaaaaccctaaattgaagCAAAAACCTCTGGGCCCGAAGAGAGCCAAGACCAAGctcaagtccaagaagaagaagagggacaAGAATGAGGCTGAGcttatacaaaatatacaaAGCAGCCATGAAAACAACGAAGAGGCACACCCCGCCTCAGCTGCAAAGCGGCCGCTTTGTTTCTTCCTCGATCAGTTTCAGTCTGCCAATGGGGTGCAGCTTTCTTCTCTCGAGCTTGAATCCATCAAAG ATACGTCCATTGTGGAGCTATCTCAAGATGCGACCCAAGATGTTCTGAACTTGGGGAAACATATGAAGGCAGCGTTCGGGTCATCGTGGAAAGAAGAGCTTTGTGGAAAACAGCTCTCGGAAGGGAAAGTTAATCCTGGCTGTCCGGCACTTCTCATCGTTAGTTCATCTGCGTTGAGATCGATAGAACTCCTAAG GGGCTTTCGGTCCTTGACTAAAGATTGCCATGCCGTAAAGCTGTTCTCGAAGCACATGAAGGTTGAGGAACAG GTATCATTATTAAAGAATCGTGTTAATATTGCTTGTGGTACACCGAGCAG AATAAAGAAGCTAATTGACATTGAGGCGCTGGGCCTTTCAAGGTTAGCAGTGATTCTGCTCGACATACATCCAGATGTTAAGGGCTATTCCCTTTTTACGCTTCCACAAGTCag GGATGAATTCTGGGACTTGTACAAGTACTATTTTCACCCACTACTGCTCCAAGGTAATCTGCGTATTTGTCTTTATGGTCCATTACAAAGTGTGACCGAGCTTAAGGGGAGGAAAAGAGGGAGTTCCTGA